From the genome of Rhizobacter sp. AJA081-3:
TGTCGTTCTTGCGCACGACGAGCGGGTCGATGCCGGGGAAGATGCGGCTGTTCCAGGCCCACAGGTTGAAGTCGAGCATCGTCATCACCTTGGGCGTGGCGCTGCCGGGCTCGATGTCGAAGGCATTGAGCAGGAAGCAGAAGTCGCGGTCGACCTCGTCGATCAGCGGATGCTTGGCCTTCGGGTGCGTGACCCACATGCCGTACAGGCCCATCGCCATCTGCACCATCTCGTCGGCATGCGGGTGATACATGAAGTTGCCCGGCCGGCGCGCGACGAACTCGTAGACGAAGGTCTTGCCCGGTGGGATGCCCGGCTGGGTGAGCCCGGTGACGCCGTCCATGCCGTTGGGCAGGCGCTGGCCGTGCCAGTGCACGCTGTGCACCTCGGGCAGCCGGTTGGTGACGAAGATGCGAACGCGGTCGCCTTCGACCACCTCGATGGTCGGCCCCGGGCTCTGGCCGTTGTAGCCCCACAGGTGGGCCTTGAATCCGGGCGTCATCTCGCGCACCACGGGTTCGGCGACGAGGTGGAACTCCTTCACGCCGGCGTTCATTCGCCAGGGCAGCGTCCAGCCGTTGAGCGTGACGACCGGGTTGTAGGGTCGGCCGGTGGGCGGCACCAGCGGCGGCATCGTGTCGGGCCGGGTCTGCAGCACCGGCTCGGGCAGTGCGGCCATCGCCGCCTTGCCCACCGTGGCCGCGCTCACCGCGGCGGTGGCGCCGAGAAAATTGCGTCGGGAAACCATGGTGTGTCCTTCGGGTTCAGTGGCCGGCGCCGCCGCTGTCGGCAGGCGCAGGCGAGGGGCCGGCCATCGGCACGAACGTGGGCCGGCCGAGCATCGCCATGTCCAGGTCAGCCTGTGCGAGCCAGAAGTCGCGCAGCGCGTCGATCGAGGCGTTCACCCCGGCGATCTGCGCGCGCGCATCGGCGAGCAGTTCGAACACGCCGATCAGCATGCCGTTGTAGCGAAGCAGGTTCTCCTCGGCGATGCGCTGGCGCAGCGGCACGATCTCGTCGCGCTGGTGCTTCGCGATGTCCCAGGCCGTGCGATAGGCGCCGTAGGCTTCGCGCACTTCGGATCGCGCATTGATCGCCGTCTCGGCGGCGCGCTGCAGGGACTGCCGGTAGACGCTTTCGGCCCGTGCCACACGCGAGCTGCCCCAGTCGAACAGCGGCAACTCGAAGGAAACCTCCCAGCCGCGCTGCGTCGGTGCCTCGTTGGAGCTGTTGCGCACGGCGCCGAGCTCGAGCACGTTGACGAATCGGGTCGTCTTCGTCAGGCCCAGGTTGCGGGCGGTCTGCTCTGCGGCGAGCTTCGCGGCCTGCAGGTCCAGGCGCTGTGCGAGCGCCGTGCGCTCGATGTCGGGCAGGTCGGCCGGTTGCGGCGGTAGGTCAGGCAGGCGTTCGGGCAGCGTGAATTGCGTCTGCGTGCCCCACAGGCCGAGCAGGCGGATCAGCCGCTCGCGGGCGGCCAGCCGGGCCTGCTGCGCGCGCGCCAGGTTGAGCGCCGCGTCCGCATAGAAGCCCTGCTCGCGGGCCTGCTGCAGCTTGTTGA
Proteins encoded in this window:
- a CDS encoding TolC family protein, with translation MSARCIRLAAPLALAALLAGCASFSADGGFGQVEQVAKDRLGKDLYWARTEEQQSRIDQRVAELLSRPLSADDAVQLALLNNRGLQAAFFELGIGEADLVQAGRLPNPGFSFGRVTRGDEIELERGLHFDLAALIAMPMRRGLESRRFAQTQGAAASSVLALAADTRKAWVQAVATEETLRYTRQVMQAAEAGAELARRMAQVGNFNKLQQAREQGFYADAALNLARAQQARLAARERLIRLLGLWGTQTQFTLPERLPDLPPQPADLPDIERTALAQRLDLQAAKLAAEQTARNLGLTKTTRFVNVLELGAVRNSSNEAPTQRGWEVSFELPLFDWGSSRVARAESVYRQSLQRAAETAINARSEVREAYGAYRTAWDIAKHQRDEIVPLRQRIAEENLLRYNGMLIGVFELLADARAQIAGVNASIDALRDFWLAQADLDMAMLGRPTFVPMAGPSPAPADSGGAGH
- a CDS encoding multicopper oxidase family protein, with product MVSRRNFLGATAAVSAATVGKAAMAALPEPVLQTRPDTMPPLVPPTGRPYNPVVTLNGWTLPWRMNAGVKEFHLVAEPVVREMTPGFKAHLWGYNGQSPGPTIEVVEGDRVRIFVTNRLPEVHSVHWHGQRLPNGMDGVTGLTQPGIPPGKTFVYEFVARRPGNFMYHPHADEMVQMAMGLYGMWVTHPKAKHPLIDEVDRDFCFLLNAFDIEPGSATPKVMTMLDFNLWAWNSRIFPGIDPLVVRKNDKVRFRIGNLTMTNHPIHLHGHEFFITGTDGGPTPKSARWPEITADIAVGQMRQLDFVADEEGDWAMHCHKSHHTMNAMGHNVPTMIGVDHREVVRQITGLVPDYMVMGERGMHDMTEMQMPLPDNTAPMMTGSGPFGAVGMGGMFSVLKVRRDQPRGDYRDPGWFKHPPGTVAYEWTGALAEAPRGVPPVPDKQAVEVKVRKPGASHEHH